GATATTCGCTCAGCCGCGATGAGCAATGCATGGTGAAAGGATGGTGGCAGATTGGTATCAAATAAATTTCCATTGCTACTTCTGATTGTCCTGTTGAGTACATGTACTGATACACCACTACAAATAGTGAGTGCACGATGTGGAAGCAGCGTAGCAATGAACGGAGCTATCGTCAATACATCGCTAACCTATACGTTTAATCCATGTACTCATTGCAGGTCATGGAAAGATATATGCAACTATATCTATTTTCAGGGCGATACTGTGTGCTTCAGCATACAATGTAACCAAAATATTGAGCATGCGGTTATAACAGCATATTTTGAAAACCCTTTAACCCACACAACGTATAAAGCTGAACGAATAGAAAAAATAAAAAACACCGTATATGGCTTTTCACTTGTGGGTAGCCTGATGGAAAAAATATTTTTTGATACTATTAACGCACGCCATTTGTTTACCACGATGGCACTTCCTTTTTCCGTTCACATCAACATCGCACTGCACAACAAGAAAGTACACTATGCGCTTTCAGATACCATACAGTTGCAGTTTATCAAATAATATAATTTTGAAGAATAGCATTATATTTGTCGAAGAATGTAATAAAACAAGGAGTCTTTTAAAACATCAATGAGGAAACATAAAAAAAGCAACATGTATGTCCGCTTCTGGGGTGTGAGAGGCTCTATCCCTACTCCAGGGAAAGATTTTATTACTTATGGTGGTAACACTTCATGTGTGGAGCTGCGGTGCGGTTCTACTATTCTTGTTTTTGATGCTGGAACTGGCATACGAATGTTGGGCAAAGCGTTAACAAAGGAATTTTCTTCAAAGCCTGTTGAGGTTCACTTATTTATAAGCCATACTCACTGGGATCATATTCAGGGCTTCCCATTCTTTGAGCTGGCATACAATAAACAGGCTTCTATTTTTTTTTACGGAGGTCACAGTGTCTCTACGCTTGAAAAGCTTATTTTAGGACAGATGGACAGAGAGTATTTCCCTGTAACCTTATTTGAACTATCATCCAACATACATTTTGTTGAGCTATCGGACAACCCTTTTACTATAAATGATATCACCATTTACTACACACATCTTTTCCATCCGGGATTATCATTGGGGTTTCGCATTGAATACAACAGCCATGTGTTTGTTTATGCCAACGACAATGAAGTATTAAACGACCCTGAATTAGGTGACTACAATCTGAAAAATATTGGCAATCTTATACATAATGCGGATATCCTTGTTGCTGACTGCCAGTATACCCCTGAGGAATATGCAACCCATATAGGGTGGGGACATTCATCAGTTGAATCCGTTGCACGTGTTGCATCTTGCTTTAATGTGAAACATTTAATCACATTTCATCATGATCCCAACCATACTGACCGCGATATCACCAGAGCTATCAAACAAGCCCGATCCCTTTCACTTCCAATAAAAATATCTGCTGCAAAAGAAGGGCAAATTATTTATATTTAAAAAATATTGATTTTATAATTTCTTTATCTACTGTGGCTGGTGTATGAAATCAATTGTATTGCACAACACCTATCTTTGCATGCGCCATGCACAAAGTGAAGCCAATGAACAGCACATTATCAAAAGCGATCCTGCTACAGCTATAGGCAGCTTTGGGCTGACAAAAGAAGGGGAAAAGCAGGTTTTACAGGCGATAGTTACTGATAAGAGGCTTTGTTCTATTACTCACATCTATTCATCGGATTTTTTGCGTGCATATCAAACGGCAGAGATTATTGCAAGGTACTTAAACAATATTCCAGTTATCACTGATTCAAGACTTCGCGAGCGTTATTTTGGCCAGTTTGAAGGCACAAATAGCGAAAATTATCATATAATTTGGGATATGGACTGCAAATTAGAAAATACTACTGACTGCTATGATGTTGAACCCATTCATGCAGTTGCAAAAAGGATGTTGTCATTTTTGCAAGATTGTGAGAGAATTCATCGTCACCATACTATACTCATAGTATCACATGGAGATCCTTTACAAATTCTATATGCTATTGCAAATGGACTTGCACCACAACAGTTTACATCATTACCGCATTTTGCAAATGCTGAGATACGACAATTACCAAAAACATTTGCCATTCAGGAGGAATATGCATGACACACTCACCCTGGTTACCTTTTTGTTATCAGTATGGTATTTTTACAGTATTTTTCATTTTCACTACAACGGTAGCAATTAAAAAACAGGTTATTTCGATTTCACATCCAACTGAACGACGGATTCTTTTTGAAATTATAGCCGGCTATCTCTTTTTTATAATTTTCCATGCTTCAATGATCATTCTGGCTGGAGTGTAAGTATGATTAAAGGTACTATACTTGATTTTTCAATTATTGTATTTTATTTTCTTTTTATATTAGGGTTTGGCACTTTCTTTGGCAAATATGTGAAAACCACAAAAGATTTCTTTTTTGGCGGGCAGCGGTTTACCTGGTGGCTAATTGGCTTTAGCTGTGTAGCTACTACAGTGGGATCCTACAGTTTTATTAAATATTCAGCCGTTGCATTCCAATATGGATTTTCTTCAACTATGACATATCTCAATGACTGGTTCATATTGCCCTTATTTGTATTTATATGGCTACCAATTATATATTACTCGCGAATAACTTCAATACCTGAATACTTTGAAAAACGTTTTGATAAAACCACGCGCACTATTAGCGTTATTATTCTTTTGATTTACTTATTAGGGTATATAGGTATTAATCTATACACAATTGGAGTTGCCTTCAATGCCATGTTTGGCTGGGATGTAATGGTCACTGCCATACTAATATCATTTGTTTGTGCAGTATACATGCATGCCGGAGGCCAGACATCTGTTATCATGACAGACCTTGCACAGGCACTGCTGCTACTATCAGCTGGATTTTTGATTTTTTTTCTTGGAATAGATAAAATAGGCAGTCTATCATCATTCTGGAATTCATTGCCATATCAATTCAAATTACCGTTTTCCCCTTTTAATTCACCCCCTGATTTTAATTTTGTAGGCATCTTCTGGCAGGATGCCTTCGGCAGCTCAATGGCATTTTATTTTCTAAACCAGGGAATTTTAATGCGTTTTATGAGTGTCCGTTCTCCCCGTGATGGAAGAAAGGCAATGTTCCTAGTATGCCTTGTTCTTATGCCACTTGCTGCGTTTGCTGTAGCAAATGCAGGCTGGATAGGCCGCTCTATGCAGCAATTAGGTTTACTTCCTGATACCCTTGACCCCAATCATATTTTTGTTGATGTAGCATTTGCAATCACTAAACCCGGTATCTTTGGTTTTATTATGGCAGCTTTGATAGCAGCACTCATGTCAACAATAGATACATTGATTAACGGCGTTGCAGCTATAGGCGTTAATGATATTGTAAAAAAAATTGTTCCCAATAAAGAAGATAGATTTTACCTCACATGGGCCCGTACCATTTCACTTGCAGCAGCAATCATTGGTGTGGCTTTAGTACCACTTTTCATGCAATTTAAATCAATATATCTGGCACATGGAACATTTATTGCTGCAGTTACTCCACCAATGATTGTCACAATACTGTTTGGCATCTTGTGGAAACGGTATACCACTCAAGCTGCCACCGCTACTTTAATTGTGGGCAGTATTGCAATGCTTATCTCCATTAAATGGCCCGGAATTTTAACAATGTTATCACATGGTGTTGCTCCTGAAGGGCTGCAATACATGAGAGCTTTATATGGACTAATTGTGTGTACTGCCATCAGTATTGTAGTGACAGTAATTACCAAGCAAAAAGAACTATCTACTATTCCCGGCCTTGTTGTAGACAGTATCTATGATGGTAAAGTGTTATTCAAAGGTGGCCAACCAGATGATTTTGACGAAGGTAAGATTGTACATTGTTATATAGCAGAAACTAATGAAGGTGTTTCCTTAAGCACAAAAATGATGGAATATCTACAGGCAAAACCAGGAGATATCCTCTACATTGCTGATGAACGCTGGTGGTTAGGTGGCTTGAGATCTATACATGCTAAAGCCGGTATCCCTCATCAGGGGGATGATAATGTTATTTTTTTAGGAACTGAACTTATTCACCAGGGAAATTTAGATGTAAACAGGCGTGTATCTGTGGTAAAGATTATTTAACCTATAATACAACTATTTTTTGATTCATTTTTTCTTTGAGATTAAAGAAGCAAACTTTTGAATAAAACCATTATGAACAGTAAAACCGCTCAGATGTTGTTTCACATCTTCTATTGTGATAAACGCATTTGGTTCTAACATCTGTACAACCTCAACAACTTTTTTCACATCTCTTTTAGGTACTACTGTAAAGAGTAACGTAATAGGACCTTTCATACCCACACCGTCAATCTGTGTGACACCATAGCCTTCTTGCCGCAACACCAGTGGAAGTGCCGAAACCATTTTACTG
The DNA window shown above is from Spirochaetota bacterium and carries:
- a CDS encoding MBL fold metallo-hydrolase translates to MRKHKKSNMYVRFWGVRGSIPTPGKDFITYGGNTSCVELRCGSTILVFDAGTGIRMLGKALTKEFSSKPVEVHLFISHTHWDHIQGFPFFELAYNKQASIFFYGGHSVSTLEKLILGQMDREYFPVTLFELSSNIHFVELSDNPFTINDITIYYTHLFHPGLSLGFRIEYNSHVFVYANDNEVLNDPELGDYNLKNIGNLIHNADILVADCQYTPEEYATHIGWGHSSVESVARVASCFNVKHLITFHHDPNHTDRDITRAIKQARSLSLPIKISAAKEGQIIYI
- a CDS encoding histidine phosphatase family protein, which produces MKSIVLHNTYLCMRHAQSEANEQHIIKSDPATAIGSFGLTKEGEKQVLQAIVTDKRLCSITHIYSSDFLRAYQTAEIIARYLNNIPVITDSRLRERYFGQFEGTNSENYHIIWDMDCKLENTTDCYDVEPIHAVAKRMLSFLQDCERIHRHHTILIVSHGDPLQILYAIANGLAPQQFTSLPHFANAEIRQLPKTFAIQEEYA
- a CDS encoding sodium/solute symporter (Members of the Solute:Sodium Symporter (SSS), TC 2.A.21 as described in tcdb.org, catalyze solute:Na+ symport. Known solutes for members of the family include sugars, amino acids, nucleosides, inositols, vitamins, urea or anions, depending on the system.) — its product is MIKGTILDFSIIVFYFLFILGFGTFFGKYVKTTKDFFFGGQRFTWWLIGFSCVATTVGSYSFIKYSAVAFQYGFSSTMTYLNDWFILPLFVFIWLPIIYYSRITSIPEYFEKRFDKTTRTISVIILLIYLLGYIGINLYTIGVAFNAMFGWDVMVTAILISFVCAVYMHAGGQTSVIMTDLAQALLLLSAGFLIFFLGIDKIGSLSSFWNSLPYQFKLPFSPFNSPPDFNFVGIFWQDAFGSSMAFYFLNQGILMRFMSVRSPRDGRKAMFLVCLVLMPLAAFAVANAGWIGRSMQQLGLLPDTLDPNHIFVDVAFAITKPGIFGFIMAALIAALMSTIDTLINGVAAIGVNDIVKKIVPNKEDRFYLTWARTISLAAAIIGVALVPLFMQFKSIYLAHGTFIAAVTPPMIVTILFGILWKRYTTQAATATLIVGSIAMLISIKWPGILTMLSHGVAPEGLQYMRALYGLIVCTAISIVVTVITKQKELSTIPGLVVDSIYDGKVLFKGGQPDDFDEGKIVHCYIAETNEGVSLSTKMMEYLQAKPGDILYIADERWWLGGLRSIHAKAGIPHQGDDNVIFLGTELIHQGNLDVNRRVSVVKII